The following is a genomic window from Pseudophryne corroboree isolate aPseCor3 chromosome 3, aPseCor3.hap2, whole genome shotgun sequence.
gacaacgtgacggcggtgtcttacataaaccgtcagggcggaacaaagagcagagcagccatgtcagaggtcacaagaattctcctctgggcggaaaggaacgcggtggcgttgtcggcaatcttcattccttgagtagacaactgggaagcagacttcctcagcaggcacaacctccatccaggagagtggggccttcacccgcagatgTTTGAGtccttgacatgtcggtggggaattcctcaaatcgacatgatggcctcttgtctcaacaagaagctcaggcagtatttttccaggtcaagagacccaaaagcagtggcggtagacgctctggtgacaccgtgggtctaccagatggtgtacgtgtttccacctgtTCCGTTACTCCagaggattctcaaaagaataaaaagggaaaaggttcaagcaattctcattgctccgtactggtcaagaagggcctggtaagcggatctactggagttgctcctggaggacccgtggcttctacctcttcacgcggatcttctactacaggggccgtttgtctgtcacgacttactgcagctacgtttgacggcatggaggttgagcatcagaTTCCAGCCCGTAAAGGGATTCCGGATAGAGTTATTCCAACCTtgcttcaggccagaaaaggggtagtgtcaaagcattaccaccgtatttggaagaagtacatctgttggtgtgagaccaggaaaatTACTGCGGCAGAATTTAAGCTGgggtgttttctcctttttctgcaggcaggagtggatgtaggcctacgtttgggctccttaaggttccagatttcggccttcttccagaagcaattggcgtctcttcctgaggttcagacttttttgaaaggtgttctgcatatacaaccgccctttgtgcctcctacggcaccttgggatctcaacgttgtgttgcagttcctccagtcggattggtttgagccctaaCAGGCAGTAGACGTTGAGTTTCTTACGTGGAAAACAGTTacactgttggctctggcttcggccaggcgggtgtcggaactgggggcactgtctcacaagaacccttacttgatttttcataaaGATcgtgctgaactcagaactcgtcagcagttttttTCCGAAGggggtgtctgcttttcatatcaaccaacctattgtggttccggtaattACTGACACCTctccttcaaagtccttggatgtcgtgagggctttgaaaatttatgtgaagcggacggcttgtcacaggaaatctgacttgctgttcatgctctatgatcccaataaaattgggtgtcctgcttcaaagcaatctattgctcactggatcagacttactgtccagcatgcttactctacagcAGGATTACCGGTTCCTAGATCGGTACAGGCCCACTCTGCTAGGTCGGTGGGtttctcctgggcggctgcccggggtgtctcggctttacagctctgccgagcggctacttggtcggttcaaacacgtttgctaagttctaaaagtttgatactttggccaccgagtaccttcagtttggtcaatctgttctgcaggaacctcagcactctccagcccggtttgggagctttggtacatccccatggtactaatgtggaccccagtatcctctactttgtgtgtgctggttcgaatctcaccactgttcagttaaatccttctctcgaagtatgtccgtctcctcgggcacagtttctagactgagtctggtaggaggggcatagagggaggagccagcccacactatttcttaaagtgcacatggctcctagtggacccgtctataccccatggggtctaatgtggaccccagtatcctctacggactacgagaaaaggatttaccggtaggtaatttaaaatccttatttttacctctcctggtgtgtctaccttgttgcatacctttgtgtcatctgcaaaaaggcatattttccctttaatgccatttgcaatgtcaccaataaagatattaaaaagcactggtccaaatacAGATCCTTGGGatcccactggtaacatttccctcctgtgaatgcactccatttacaacTCTCCGTTTTCTGTCCtgaaaccaagatcttatccactcaaccatcttagtatccaatcccaagctttcgagtttatttatcagtctgcaTCAAAAGCCTTActgaagtctagataagctacTGCATAtctacggctccacctttatctattactttagtctcgcagtccaaaaagtcaataaggtttgtttgatagAGTCCCAAGTTCACCTTACGTGATAGAGAAGACGCTCTATGTGAAAAGATGGACGTGCACACAAATAAACAGTTCATGATGCAACTGACAAAAAAGCGCATGTTGTCTTCACGTTCATATTTGCATTTGGCCTAGTATGTTTACACTTGGATACggttatcataggcgtgcgcagcacattttattagggggtgcaccgtcggaggggtgtatctagcaccaccttttgggcgtgttagcactatctattgacgtcaacgcaatataaaatatccacccttgtgccaatcctaataaagcagatacattgtcagatgttgtggtgtgcaccaaacaaacacccctgatggcactcactgtaattacactgctcctcctcagcctggtctggctgcccctctctttcccctgcaagctgcagcagcttacttacaagtcagtcactcactgacactgacactcgcagactagtactgctgctgctggaaaaacgagtgacgtgttaatgttactgccggccgcctgccagttttgaatttgtcttcctaagaggaacgctggctgcatgctgatcctcatcagtgtctggcgttggcataacatagaaggagagaggtgggcatgtggcgggtgggcggtggcatccttgattaacccaggcgtccggtcagtaatgcagtcctgacagggtagacagaggggacagtaatcagcctgctcggcgatcgctgcatcaggcatgtgagatcggggtgccagacattagggggtgcctgtgcgcaccaggcaccccccctgcgcacacctatgacggtTATCTAACGCCACCAAATTGTCACTTCACACAAGCGTCTGTAGTGCCGGCAGTTGTGTTTGATGTCTTCTGCACAGTACAGATCGATCAATCCCTATAAAGACATGGTTGCACTGCTAGCAGTAACCACGTCACACTGACcactgtgactggagtgtgtgCCCTGCATTCCACATCCACATGGCAAGTACTGACAGCGTGGTTCTCCTAGTGATCTATTGGTTACCACAATGAGGTACATTCACCTGATCTCCGCAGTGAACCTCAGGTGGTTGTATAACAGAAACTGGATACTATCCATGACGGCATTTACTTTCCTAACTGCAAGTGTCagacatatatacagtactgtaaattcCAGGCTACAATCATGGTTTTGATTTTATAAAACATCGACTCTCAATCAATCTCTAAATACTTTGCCTTAAAGATTTTTCTTAAAAGTCAAAATTGTCACTATACCGATTGCTGATCACTGTGTCAGTGTTCCTTGTGTCCCCATGTACTGTATGTGATGAATATTTCACTGTGAATCACATAATGATTATGTTTATGAATGCACATTGTTTGGAGGGCTCCTTACAGTGTCATAAAAAGCTGTAAAGAAATGTGTATTCCAAGCAGCGTAAATGAGATTTTCAAATGATGGTGTTAAATGTTCATACGGAACAGCTGTGTTCCCTGGCTGCCCTTGGGGGAGTGAATGGAGCCAGCTTCATGGAAAGCGCAACATATCAATATTTTAACGTGCAGATCTGCATGTGGAGGCATTTGGGGACCGTGATAACTACTGTAGTCAGTAGCAAACGTCAGATGAACTTTAATTTGTAAAATAAAGAATCATGCACGTTACCAATTCATAACATAAAGTACATAAATTATGATGACTATAGTATTTTGTCGAGCGCATTTTGCTTACAGCATTCACTGGAAACCTGTGTTTCTACTGCTTGTGTTGAACTACAAGTTTCAGAATACTGTGACTACAGATTTTGGCAGGAACTTCCTGAGTTTTGTAAAAGCACAGGTGACATAAATGTGTGTAATAAGAGGGGGGCCCAGAGACGTGTGAGTCACTGCAATGCTGACAGCCCGTTCCAGCACATTTACTGAGATAAGAAGCAATCAATTAATCAGCTGTCGGATTACCTGGAAGTGTCAGACCATGACCAGTAGATATTGGAAATGATAAAAGGGTTAATATTCAGATAGCATGTTACGCAACCATGACAGCTGATGTAGGAGACATGGCATAAGCTCTATCGGTATTTCATGCAGATCAATGAAATGTTTAttgtttgcagtttttttttattttttagaaaagCTCTAATTTGTGAAATTGAACAAAGTATGACCAAGATAAGTTTCAAGTAGGTTTTTCCTTTAAGAGAATACATTATAAGCCTTTTTCCCCCTCTCAGTTTTCCTTAACTTGGGGAGCCACGTACTGTGCATGCAGTATCTGTCACTATGAAGCTTGCCTTTTTGGGTCAATTGTCACACTGTAATAAGAAGTAGCAATTCTTTATCACTTGCTAACAAGTCGAATTAGATTTGGTACTTGCCAGAACATCTTCATATACATAGCCCTGGGCGTCTCACTGATTTCCTAACTATCACAGAGCTGTCATAGGTTTAAtaattccccccctcccctcctggttTGAGCTGGCATGCACATCCCACTCCTCTATAAAAGTGAGCCACACTTCCCTCACTCAGAACTGCACCCCACACCAGCTGCAAGCACTAGACGCTCATCATGCTGTCTCTGGGATCCCGCTCCTCACTGCGACTGACTGTGTTATGCAGTGCCCTAGCTCTGCTGCTTTCTTGCCAGGGCACAAATGCCTGGTATAAACAGTCTACTGGCCCCAGCTACTACTCTGTGGGGAGAGCATCGGGGCTGCTCTCTGGTATCCGCCGATCCCCTGACATCCGCCGTTCTGAGCCTGAAAGTGCAGGGGAGAGCAACGAGAATATGGAGGACAATTTCTTGAACACCTTTGGGAGCCAACGACAAGGATCTGTGCTCAAGAGCATGGTGAGTATGTGATAATATAGTCCTATTTTCTTCTAAGGACGTATTTCCCAACTTAGCCTCCAATtcatcctaacagtccaggttttaagggtatTCATGCTTTAGCAAAGgttattaccttttggtttaatcatctgctcaagcatggatttccttaaaacctgaactgttaccgTGCCTTGAGGACTGAAATTGGGGAACACTGTTCCAAGGTAATTTGTAGATATGTGATTACTATGCCACACAAGTATTGTTTCTATGGAAATAAGTATACCATATGAAACAggtaggtttttttgttttgtttgcccTTCGTCTGTACGAGTTATGAATTAGACTGTCCAAATGAATCCACAAAACATTTAAGAAAACTGGTGACACATGCAGATAAAACAATATATACCTGCTTATGCATATAGCAAACACTGGGCAGTTTGTTCTTACACTGATGTTTATAATTGAACTATGACATGTCCTTACGCTACATCTCTCCTTCTGCTCCTGCAGTGCATTACGGTTTTTCTAAGGTGCAAATTACGCCTTTTTTAATTTGCTCCTAAATGCATAAAACATTATTGGGGTTCTGTAACAGGTCCTAATTTTATAGGATCAGGGGAGATTTCAGCAAGATTAAATCAACCTTAtaactgattgccactttaaaattagAATAAATCTTGCAGAAATTCCACTGGTGCATAAAGTCAGAACCGATTACAGATCCCCCTATGTGTGCAGGAGTCTGTAATACAAACAACATAGCTGGAAAACAGGAGTATACTGAACTTTCTGGCAGCTATACAGCATCATAAcacatgtggggggggggattcaaatgtttgaaaagtcagttgggtgtctgttttttcctgtctaatagacaggaaaaaacacacccaaccgacttttcaaacatttgaatccccccttaATGTCTTATGCAGTGAGTGTTACCTGTACGCTAAGCACAAGGTAAAACAGATTACTTTCAGCATAGTGGAGGAATACAGTTCTATCATGCACACATGTTGCTTCTATAATCAGGAACTGCAGGGACTACAACTCAGAGGATGGCACTTTAGTTCCCTGCCATCTATATGAAGTGCTACATTGTTCAtacagatcagtggttcccaaactgtgtcctCAAGGACCTACAACAGTTCACATttgtcaggtctcctcacagaatcacaagtgtaaaactccacctgtggatcttttaaaatgtgtccgtgagtaatgaatacacctgtgcacctgttaggtgacctggaaaacatgaactgttggggatcatggaggacagagtttgggaaccactgataaagATGGACCTCTCAGAGtacctgttattacccagtctcattttattactgtttgttcccaaATGAAAAGTGCTATGGGATATTCTAGCACTATATAAATATGTTCATAATAATGGAGCAGGGTATAAACTAAATAAGTAATCCCTTGTACATGAACCCAAACAGCAGATACCTTGTGTTCAGAGAGACAGTGTTGATAGAGTGTATTTGGGGAAAAGTAAAAGATGACTTCATCTGTACAATGACGGGATTTGTTGGCTGTTACGTTTTCAATAATAACATGTGACGCTGCCTATCTGCCTCATTCTTTACACTGTCTGCCACTCATATCTCCTCTTTGTCCCAAAGGCGCTGTGTGTGAAAGATGTCTCTCCGAACCTGCACAGCTGTGAGCTTCTCCCCGACACTTCCAACACCTTCCAGTGCAAGGCTCAGATTTACCTCTCACTGGACAGTTCGGACTGTCTCAACCCCTGACCCTCCTCTACCCTTAGAGACTCTGCCATGCACCGATCCCATACCTTTATCTTGGGGGCCACACACTTGTGTAGATTTGTACTTGATTCTGTATCTGCTGCATTAGAACATATTTGTTTAACTAATAAACTGAATAACTGGTGACTTGCCTTCCTGTGTCTGTGTGTTTCAATATGTGCTGGTGGCAATAAAAGCATTACCTACATATTTGTAAGTCTGATTCGGACTTAGACCAGTGCTATGCCCAGGTGCACGTTACTAACACGGATTTCCCATCCCATGCTTAGTGCAGAAACAAGTGGTCCATGGTGATCATCCCTGAAAACAGCTGTGACACTGTGCAATCTTATACCAATGCAGAAGACATCCTCTAGAGCAGTAGATCAAAAATCAACCCTCAAGTACCCCCAATGGGTcatggataattactgacccagcaaaatagatgaaCTCACCTGTACGCAATTTACaaacatgacctgctggggctactggcgttaaaaaacaaaaacaaaaccctgcCCTAGAGCAGGTATTCCCAATtacggtcctcaaagcacactaagggggaattcaaatgtttgaaaagtcaggtgggtgtctgttttttcctgtctattagataggaaaaaaacagacacccaactgacttttcaaacaattgaatacccccctaacagtccaagttttaaggataaccatacctGAGCACAAATGACTTAAGTAGTATCTCAGTTATTtgaatttaaccatctggactgttaggggggaattcaaatgtttgaaaattcgGCTGGGTGACTGTTTTTTtccagtctattagataggaaaaaagagacccaactgacttttcaaacaattgaatatccccttagTGTAGCTTGAAGATCGAGCTTTGGAAActctcagtggggcagatgtattaagcctggagaagtgataaagcagtgataagtgcaaggtgataacgcaccagccaatcagtaccTAGCTGTCAgttatatattggagctgattggctgctgcgttatcaccttgtacttatcactgctttatcacttctccatgcttaatacatctgccccactgtgctgaAGGGTGGGTGGTATATGTAAAACCTGTAATAATAAGAAAAATGCAAATACTTGCCTCCAGGGTTAGAATCCATATAAAATAAACAGACTGTAGGTAATCCATCCTCTGTGTCATAACATATATTTATGTTCTGAAACTCAGCCGCAAGAAGTGGATCTGACAGTTGCAGTCTGTCAGTACAAAATTCCTTTTTACACATCATGTAAATtcaccgtccaccccccccccccccctcctccggctTCCATCTACAGGAATCTAAATGCGCATAATAATCTTGCCTCATGTGGTTTACTCACATTTTACATTGGCTCTGACAGAAATCAAATCACATCAAACAATCTCATTTAGTTTTAGCTCCTGTAACTTAATGCATAAATAAAAAGTCTTTTCCCAAATGCTTCTTCTGTTGGATATTTTCTCATAAACAGACACCTGCCAAGGAGTCTTAGCCAAGGAGTCCTCCAGAGACCAAAATTTCAGCGTTGTATTCCGGGAACGAGACCCTAATAAAAGGAGAAAATAATTAGCAACGTATCCGTATGTGGGAGCTAGTGTCTGCAGTGACAATCATTACTTTCATAGTTTGTTGGCTGAGGAAGTAGAAGTATGACCCCTCCTCAAGAATAACACTTGGTGACATTATCAGCTAGCCACTGGCAGAGTGATTAGCAGACCGGTAACAAGGGTCATGGTACATCTAATGTGCAGCTTTAATCATCAGATCAATTCAGAAGCAATTTTCCACTTTATGATTGGAATAATGAAGAAAACTGAATTTATATATTCGGCTTGCTGTCACCTAGATGGGAGGGGGAGAATTCCAGGCTTCTGTGggcattttatttttttgtgggggaGCAGTGATTATTCCATCACTAGTAATGAGACAAGGTTACATGAAAGGAAGGGAGGAGGAAAGCAGTAGCGTGAAAGTAAAAGGAGATAAATGTGGGTTTGTTGAAAGATGAAACAAAGTGGCCAGGAGGGAATGATAAGAGTGAGGAGCAGAGAATATAAGTGAGAAACATCATTTCAAGTAGAAGACAATGACGCAAagaggaaggagagacaggagagGCAGGAAGGGATGTGCAGTGGCAACTAAAAAACAACCACAAAGGAATTCTGAGGACATTAAGACGTGGGTAACTAGCGACAaataatttagactgtaagctctcacgtaGACCCTCTCCCCTTATGttcttttccttccctcacttgtACCATCATCTACTCCCCACTACCTTCAATGTCACCAAACCGTTGGGTTCTgccgccctgctgcttatttgggtaACATAACAATTGATGCAGCAATGTATATAAACAATGTCCATATCCTGCAATctactgtactgtaaagatgcatacacactggccgatacataTCGGCAGTTTAGTTGAATGGACGATATATCgatggtccatcggccagtgtgtaccagtgatatgtctgtgaacaacgtcgttcacagacatcgcgtcagctctgcagcacagccgatatgtctacagatatattggcacattgtgctgtgtgtacgggcggttagCTGAGCGCCCGTATACTCTCTGCACGAGCTGGTGGTGATTTACAGCACAACTGCATGTAAATGGCCACCCAGTTGGTGACATCAGTCAcgtcggatcaggcagtgtgtatgaacaatacactgcccaatccgtctgtagatatatctgcagatatatctattaagtgtgtacccagcatgtgACACTTTTATCTTGTTTTGTTTCTGTTTATGGACTGTAAGCTGAAAGGTGCTGCAgagcccttgtggtgccatataaataaaggataataataacacaaCATAACCAAGTTACCTTTAACTACTTGAAATTACATCGGACaggttgagggtacagaagaaagggccgcctttgaccattaagtgtcccaaggAGAGGAATACACACCGTTATTGGCTGTCTGTCACAAGTTGCCGGTGAACCATTTAGCCTGCGATCAAATTATCCCACTTAAACCTCCCCCTGCACTTGGAACACTGCCCGGCTGGGCACTGCTCACTTGAGCTGGGGGATCTGCACGGCGGTCCGGCGCATCCACACTGTGCCGCACTGAAGGGAACGGTTCCTACCTGAacgtaccgctgacggatgtctcacccatgcacagggtgataacaagcggctttCAACTACTTATCCCGTGCAGTAAGGGAGTACAatgtctcagtgagtaacagcaaCCGGTTGGTTTTATTATTCCTGTTTGCTCCATGGAAACAGCTATCTAATTTTGGACACTTTCATATGGTCATAGACGTTAATTACATCATTTGGAGGATTTATTCCCATTTGAACTGTGAGATATGGAATTATTTTGAGAGACTAATTCTATCCAACAGAGAGTGGCTCTCTCCTATATTTCAGCGTCCCTTTCACACACTAACATATTATATGTATGCATCTATAGAggcttataatacctcagttatatgctttgTGAATTGTTGTGGTCTTTTAGTAAGTCTGTCAttgtttttatgttaataaattgctttttatcaacatcattgctATTGTGCGCCGACCTGGTGGTTTGTTTTAGTAACATCTGTTAAGAACTGATTTGGGCTGTATATAAATGTGAGTGATCACATAATGCTTGAGTCTACTTAGCACGCGCAGGTCTaggggaacatggcgcccgcgacTTGTTCTCGtggacatctccagtgcacatgcaCAAAGCACTCAAAAATGGCCATTTTTCTAGTGATTTGTACCCACACTGCAGGGCTGCCGCCACTGAGGGGTGAGTataatacagttgtgctcataagtttacataccctagcagaatttgggattttctggccatttgtcagagaatatgaatgataactcacaaacttttctttcactcatggttagtggttgggtggagccatttattgtcaaacaactgtgtttactctttttaaatcataatgacaacagaaactacccaaatgcccctgatcaaaagtttacataccccagttcttaataccgtgtattgccccctttaacatcaatgacagcttgaagtcttttgtggtagttgtggatgaggctctttattttctcagatggtaaagctgcccaatcttcttggcaaaaagcctccagttcctgtaaattctttggctgtcttgcatgaactgcacgtttgagatctccccagagtggctcaatgatattgaggtcaggagactgagatggccactccagaaccttcactttattctgcggtAGCCAATGAcaagtcgacttggccttgtgttttggatcattgtcatgttggaacgtccaagtacgtcccatgcgcagcttccgggctgatgagtgcaaattttcctccagtattttctgataacatgctgcattcatcttcccATCAatattgaccaagtttccagtgcctttgtagctcacacatccccaaaacatcagcgatccacctccgtgtttcacagtaggaatggtgtacctttcatcataggcctcgttgactcctctccaaatgtaacgtttatggttgtggccaaaaagttcaattttggtctcatcactccaaatgactttgttccagaagttttgaggcttgtctctgtgctgtttggagtattgtaagcgggatgctttgtggcatttgcatagtaatggctttcttctggcgactcgaacatgcagcccatttttctttaaatgcctccttattgtgcatcttgaaacaaccacaccactttttttcagagttcagaagttatttgtggatttttctttgcatcccgaacaattttcctggcagttgtggctgaaatttttgttggtctacctgaccgtgatttggtttccacagaatccctcattttccacttcttatttagagtttgaacactgctgattggcattctcaattacttggatatctttttatatccctttcctgttttatgcagttcaattaccttttccagcagatcctttgacaattcttttgctttccccatgactcagaatccagacacgtcagtgcagcactggatgaaagatgcaagggtctttcaggagtccagaaactcactgaccttttatacacacacactgattacaagcaaacagatcacaggtgaggacggttacctttagtagccattcaaacccgtttgtcaacttgtgtgcatgttatcaggccaaaatctccagggtatgaaaacttttgatcagggtaatttgggtagtttctgttgtcattatgatttaaaaagaggaaacacagttgtttgacaataaatggcttcacccaaccactaaccatgagtgaaagaaaagtttgtgtgttatcattcatattctctgacaaatggccagaaaatcacaaattctgctagggtatgtaaacttatgagcacaactgtatatatgtgcggtgtgggccccccggaccacagggcccgtgtgcaccgcacacactgcacccattatagaaacgcctatgggaaTG
Proteins encoded in this region:
- the NPB gene encoding neuropeptide B; protein product: MLSLGSRSSLRLTVLCSALALLLSCQGTNAWYKQSTGPSYYSVGRASGLLSGIRRSPDIRRSEPESAGESNENMEDNFLNTFGSQRQGSVLKSMALCVKDVSPNLHSCELLPDTSNTFQCKAQIYLSLDSSDCLNP